A stretch of the Streptomyces sp. NBC_00078 genome encodes the following:
- the frr gene encoding ribosome recycling factor: MIEETLLEAEEKMEKAVVVAKEDFAAIRTGRAHPAMFNKIVADYYGAPTPINQLASFSVPEPRMAVVTPFDKTALRNIEQAIRDSDLGVNPSNDGNIIRVVFPELTEERRRDYIKVAKAKAEDSRVSIRSVRRKAKDAIDKLIKDGEVGEDEGRRAEKELDDSTHKYVAQVDELLKHKEAELLEV, from the coding sequence GTGATCGAAGAGACCCTCCTCGAGGCCGAGGAGAAGATGGAGAAGGCCGTCGTGGTCGCCAAGGAGGACTTCGCCGCGATCCGCACCGGTCGTGCGCACCCGGCGATGTTCAACAAGATCGTGGCCGACTACTACGGCGCGCCGACGCCGATCAACCAGCTGGCTTCGTTCTCCGTGCCGGAGCCGCGCATGGCGGTAGTGACCCCGTTCGACAAGACGGCCCTGCGCAACATCGAGCAGGCCATCCGTGACTCCGACCTGGGCGTCAACCCGAGCAACGACGGCAACATCATCCGCGTGGTGTTCCCCGAGCTCACCGAGGAGCGCCGCCGCGACTACATCAAGGTCGCCAAGGCCAAGGCCGAGGACTCCCGGGTCTCCATCCGCTCCGTGCGCCGCAAGGCCAAGGACGCCATCGACAAGCTGATCAAGGACGGCGAGGTCGGCGAGGACGAGGGCCGCCGTGCGGAGAAGGAACTCGACGACTCCACCCACAAGTACGTGGCCCAGGTGGACGAGCTCCTGAAGCACAAGGAAGCGGAGCTGCTCGAGGTCTGA